From the Marinomonas sp. THO17 genome, one window contains:
- the chrA gene encoding chromate efflux transporter, with protein MIQDKHSQPYFARLWDVFASFFLLGWTSFGGPAAHLGYFNQTFVQQKQWVTASQYAQWVALSQVVPGPGSSQVGFALGYHRAGILGAVAAFVAFTLPSFLIMVLLAQFGHHWQQEAMFEAMVQALKLLAVVVVADACVTMWRAFCKSKMTMFLAIASALILVMMPSAQMSLLVLLAAGLLSVLLLDTEPKEHTSLPKISLAGWFFFIAVGVFVASFFFSQGLGQLFADFYQAGALVFGGGHVVLPMLSSFVSDSVSEANILIGYAAAQAVPGPMFTMASYLGAASAQGNIWLWAAVATLAVFLSGLLLMLAAQGAWQKLSDNRRFMAAVAGLNAAVVGILLAALYYPIGTSSLYSWLDILVVTLGFVWLIWRRPSIFLLIISFVLVGLLRYLWLPNAF; from the coding sequence ATGATTCAAGATAAGCACTCACAGCCGTATTTTGCGCGTTTATGGGATGTGTTTGCCTCCTTTTTTTTATTGGGATGGACCAGTTTTGGTGGTCCAGCAGCCCATCTCGGCTACTTTAATCAAACTTTTGTACAGCAGAAACAGTGGGTCACGGCTTCTCAATACGCGCAATGGGTAGCCTTGAGTCAAGTGGTGCCAGGGCCTGGATCCAGTCAAGTAGGCTTTGCACTGGGCTATCACCGGGCTGGTATTTTGGGCGCTGTGGCCGCTTTTGTTGCTTTTACCTTGCCGTCTTTTTTGATCATGGTGTTACTGGCTCAGTTTGGTCATCATTGGCAACAAGAAGCTATGTTTGAAGCAATGGTTCAGGCATTAAAACTTTTGGCTGTAGTGGTGGTTGCGGATGCTTGCGTGACCATGTGGCGTGCTTTTTGTAAGAGTAAAATGACCATGTTTCTGGCCATCGCCAGCGCTTTGATATTGGTTATGATGCCAAGTGCCCAGATGAGTTTGTTGGTGCTCTTGGCCGCTGGACTGTTATCGGTTTTACTCTTGGATACTGAGCCTAAAGAACACACGTCTTTACCGAAAATATCTTTGGCTGGATGGTTTTTCTTCATTGCCGTTGGCGTGTTTGTGGCAAGCTTTTTCTTTTCGCAAGGGCTTGGACAATTGTTTGCCGATTTTTATCAAGCGGGAGCTTTGGTGTTTGGAGGCGGCCATGTGGTGCTGCCTATGCTGTCATCTTTTGTGTCTGACAGCGTGAGTGAGGCAAATATCCTAATCGGTTATGCGGCGGCGCAAGCGGTTCCTGGCCCCATGTTTACCATGGCCAGTTATTTGGGCGCGGCTTCAGCACAAGGGAATATCTGGTTGTGGGCTGCGGTTGCCACATTGGCCGTATTTCTAAGCGGTTTGTTATTAATGTTGGCAGCACAAGGGGCGTGGCAAAAATTATCGGACAATCGCCGTTTTATGGCTGCAGTGGCTGGATTAAATGCCGCTGTGGTGGGGATTTTACTGGCCGCTCTATATTATCCGATTGGCACATCCAGCTTGTATTCTTGGTTGGACATCTTGGTGGTTACTCTCGGGTTTGTTTGGTTGATCTGGCGTCGTCCTTCTATTTTTTTACTTATCATAAGCTTTGTACTGGTGGGCTTATTGCGTTACTTGTGGTTACCTAACGCTTTCTAA
- the mutY gene encoding A/G-specific adenine glycosylase, with protein MQPVEQFAPRVLAWFDEHGRKNLPWQQNKTPYRVWISEIMLQQTQVTTVIPYYHKFMTSFPTVEALAAAQQDEVLAHWSGLGYYARARNMHKAAKMLVDEFDGEFPASLEAVCELPGIGRSTAAAILSISRGTQTAILDGNVKRVLARFHAVPTWPGEKKTEQAMWELAQAYMPSERCGDYTQAMMDLGATLCTRSKPQCLLCPVQDDCLGRRSEDPTQYPVRKPKKAIKPEKATQMLVMINSAGNILLEKRPATGIWGGLWSLPELASDESVYMHAEQRFVTKLSSVTPLSSFRHTFSHYHLDISPSLVSCDEVNLVAEGDKYQWFTLSQALALGLPAPVRKILENSDLV; from the coding sequence ATGCAACCAGTTGAACAATTTGCGCCCAGAGTCCTTGCTTGGTTTGATGAACATGGACGCAAGAACCTGCCTTGGCAGCAAAATAAAACCCCTTATCGTGTATGGATTTCCGAGATCATGCTTCAGCAGACGCAAGTGACGACTGTGATTCCGTATTATCACAAGTTCATGACGTCATTTCCAACGGTAGAGGCGTTAGCCGCTGCTCAACAGGACGAGGTGCTGGCGCACTGGAGTGGCTTAGGCTACTACGCCAGAGCGCGAAATATGCACAAAGCTGCGAAAATGCTGGTGGATGAATTTGATGGAGAATTTCCGGCAAGTTTGGAAGCTGTGTGTGAACTGCCGGGCATTGGGCGTTCCACGGCGGCGGCTATTTTGTCCATTTCTCGTGGTACGCAAACGGCTATTTTAGACGGCAATGTAAAGCGTGTGTTGGCGCGCTTTCATGCGGTCCCTACTTGGCCAGGAGAGAAGAAAACTGAACAAGCTATGTGGGAATTGGCACAAGCCTATATGCCGAGTGAACGTTGCGGCGACTATACTCAGGCCATGATGGATTTGGGGGCCACCCTATGTACTCGCAGTAAGCCGCAATGTTTGTTGTGCCCAGTACAAGACGATTGCCTCGGTCGGCGCTCTGAAGACCCTACCCAATACCCCGTTCGTAAACCCAAAAAAGCAATAAAGCCAGAGAAAGCCACGCAAATGCTAGTAATGATCAATAGTGCGGGAAATATTTTGCTAGAAAAGCGCCCAGCCACTGGCATTTGGGGTGGGTTGTGGAGCTTACCAGAACTGGCTTCCGATGAGTCTGTTTATATGCATGCGGAACAAAGGTTCGTGACCAAGTTGTCGTCTGTAACCCCATTGTCATCCTTCCGCCATACCTTTAGTCATTATCACTTGGATATTTCTCCCAGTCTGGTGTCTTGTGATGAGGTGAATTTAGTCGCTGAAGGCGACAAATATCAGTGGTTTACCTTGTCTCAAGCCCTCGCCTTGGGCTTGCCCGCGCCAGTGCGTAAAATATTAGAAAACAGTGACTTAGTATAA
- a CDS encoding AsmA family protein, with amino-acid sequence MVWLKRVFYLLLILFGLLGAALAYLGLFVNPNDFKDELKSLALEKANIHLRLDGDIRWSFFPWLGLQLEDIGVALGGQAEVVEFGRAEFGLAILPLFERRIQVDKVNLMNLKANLVKNTQGQGNWQFNLPETQVSQMTSAQVTEKGAKANNTTEITSVQNTSTSDTQFTIPDIQLDELRIENAQVSYRDEQSQQWIQAQLDVQLQDVQWHKAWPMQLQVKVTQSDLSGAQTLQLEADVKSLLTVFPERESMQFEGIQVNATVASENLLSSPLEAKLSAAKVSLDLPQENVLVEGLALSALGLDMDAKIDAYQVMSAPQFTASLALHRFNPRLLLKKLDLAVPEMADETAFTSVKADLALEGSLDNITAQPISIQLDDTNMEANAVLSLSPLRWDIKLAGANLDLDRYLPPPSEEEAVKLEQNIASTEQKANSESSSNHVTSAAQQFTPAELIPVELIRSLNGHLGLVFDNIKVSNLSIDKLVLDSTQHRGLVKVAPLQASLYQGKVSALLTLDARGAVPSMDIQPAIDGVQIQPLLKDFMDMDKLAGATYLNGELMSQGKSLDALMSSLQGDLLVEIKQGALVGTNLTKTVCEGIAATRKEKINGTQFGEDTPFETLRFPANVQQGKVSTPGLAIRSAGLQVTGDGVISLPNRMLDYQANVGIAGSQLDDACRVNETLSQLTFPIVCKGQFNDAPASLCRPDLKGFGQLFAKLAKQEAAKKLAVEKAKLAAQLKQKKAELKSELAAQRKAEEARLKAELEAKRKAEEERLKKKVKEKLKNLF; translated from the coding sequence ATGGTTTGGTTAAAACGAGTGTTTTATTTATTGCTCATTCTCTTTGGTTTGTTGGGAGCGGCATTGGCGTATCTTGGTTTGTTTGTGAACCCTAACGATTTTAAGGACGAACTAAAAAGCCTAGCACTGGAAAAAGCCAATATTCATCTACGCTTAGACGGTGACATCCGATGGTCATTTTTTCCTTGGTTAGGGCTGCAATTGGAAGACATAGGTGTGGCTTTAGGGGGACAAGCTGAGGTGGTGGAGTTTGGACGAGCAGAATTTGGGCTAGCTATTTTGCCATTGTTCGAGCGTCGCATTCAGGTTGATAAAGTGAATCTGATGAACCTAAAAGCTAACTTGGTGAAAAATACCCAAGGGCAAGGCAATTGGCAATTTAATTTACCAGAGACACAAGTGTCTCAAATGACTTCAGCTCAAGTGACAGAAAAAGGCGCCAAAGCAAACAATACGACCGAGATAACAAGTGTACAGAACACTTCGACTTCTGATACTCAATTTACCATTCCAGACATTCAACTCGATGAATTACGTATCGAAAACGCGCAGGTCAGTTACCGTGATGAGCAAAGCCAACAATGGATACAGGCTCAGTTGGACGTGCAGTTGCAAGATGTGCAATGGCACAAGGCTTGGCCTATGCAGCTGCAAGTCAAGGTTACGCAAAGTGATTTAAGTGGCGCGCAAACTCTGCAACTGGAAGCGGATGTCAAAAGTTTGCTGACGGTTTTTCCTGAGCGAGAGTCCATGCAGTTTGAAGGTATACAAGTTAACGCCACAGTGGCCTCAGAAAACCTGCTGTCCAGTCCACTCGAAGCGAAACTCAGTGCAGCTAAAGTGAGCTTGGATTTACCTCAAGAAAATGTGTTAGTGGAGGGTTTGGCTCTCAGTGCGTTGGGGCTGGATATGGATGCAAAAATTGATGCTTACCAAGTGATGAGCGCACCGCAGTTCACTGCCAGCCTAGCCTTACATAGATTTAATCCACGTTTGCTATTGAAAAAATTGGATCTGGCGGTACCTGAGATGGCCGATGAAACCGCTTTTACTAGTGTGAAAGCCGATCTCGCATTGGAAGGCAGTTTGGATAATATCACGGCTCAGCCTATCTCAATACAGCTGGATGACACTAACATGGAAGCCAATGCGGTGTTATCTTTGTCGCCTTTACGCTGGGACATTAAACTTGCCGGTGCCAATTTGGACTTGGATCGATATTTGCCACCACCAAGTGAAGAGGAAGCCGTCAAGCTTGAGCAAAATATCGCCAGTACAGAACAAAAAGCCAATAGTGAATCGTCAAGTAACCATGTTACCTCAGCCGCGCAGCAATTCACACCAGCGGAACTCATTCCAGTGGAACTGATTCGAAGTCTAAACGGTCATCTTGGTTTGGTGTTTGATAACATTAAAGTTAGCAATCTGAGCATAGATAAGTTGGTATTGGACAGTACACAACATCGTGGTTTAGTAAAGGTTGCTCCTTTGCAAGCGAGCCTTTACCAAGGCAAGGTATCGGCCCTGTTAACGCTTGATGCACGTGGTGCCGTACCGAGTATGGATATTCAACCAGCCATAGATGGCGTGCAAATTCAGCCTTTGTTGAAGGACTTTATGGACATGGATAAGCTGGCTGGAGCCACATACTTAAATGGTGAGCTAATGAGTCAAGGCAAGAGTCTGGATGCCTTGATGTCATCCCTGCAAGGGGATCTCTTGGTTGAAATCAAACAGGGCGCTTTAGTGGGCACCAACTTGACCAAAACCGTGTGTGAAGGCATCGCCGCTACGCGCAAAGAAAAAATCAATGGTACCCAGTTTGGTGAGGATACGCCGTTTGAAACGTTACGTTTCCCGGCCAACGTACAACAAGGAAAGGTTTCTACTCCAGGTTTGGCGATTCGCTCAGCGGGTCTGCAAGTAACGGGTGATGGTGTTATTTCCTTACCGAACCGAATGCTTGATTATCAAGCCAATGTTGGTATTGCGGGCAGTCAGTTGGATGATGCCTGTCGAGTCAATGAAACCTTATCTCAACTGACTTTTCCGATTGTTTGTAAGGGTCAGTTCAATGATGCTCCCGCGAGCTTGTGTCGTCCTGATTTGAAAGGCTTCGGGCAGTTATTTGCTAAGCTTGCTAAGCAAGAAGCGGCGAAAAAATTAGCGGTGGAAAAAGCCAAACTTGCGGCGCAATTGAAACAAAAAAAAGCGGAATTGAAGTCCGAATTAGCGGCGCAGCGTAAAGCGGAGGAAGCGCGCTTAAAGGCAGAATTGGAAGCCAAACGCAAAGCGGAAGAAGAACGTCTCAAAAAGAAAGTGAAAGAGAAACTTAAAAATCTATTCTGA
- the hisB gene encoding imidazoleglycerol-phosphate dehydratase HisB produces MSDRVASVERNTLETQIKVSINLDGTGKFNCVTGVPFLDHMLEQVARHGLIDLDIHAVGDLHIDAHHTVEDLGITLGQAFEIAVGDKKGIKRYGHAYVPLDEALSRVVIDFSGRPGLEMHVPFTRASVGNFDVDLFSEFFHGFVNHAKVTLHLDNLRGKNTHHQAETVFKAFGRALRMALEVDERMSGQMPSTKGCL; encoded by the coding sequence ATGTCCGATCGCGTTGCCAGTGTCGAGCGTAATACGCTTGAAACTCAGATCAAGGTGTCGATCAATCTAGACGGTACCGGTAAATTTAACTGCGTCACAGGCGTACCTTTCCTTGACCATATGCTTGAGCAAGTAGCTCGTCATGGCTTAATTGATCTAGACATTCATGCGGTTGGCGATCTTCACATTGACGCTCACCATACAGTAGAAGACTTAGGCATTACCCTTGGACAAGCTTTTGAGATTGCTGTAGGCGATAAAAAAGGCATCAAGCGATATGGCCATGCTTATGTGCCGTTAGATGAAGCGCTGTCCCGTGTGGTGATTGACTTCTCTGGTCGTCCAGGCTTGGAGATGCACGTGCCTTTTACTCGAGCCTCCGTTGGCAACTTTGATGTGGACTTGTTCTCTGAATTTTTCCACGGCTTTGTTAACCATGCCAAAGTGACGCTGCATTTAGACAACTTACGTGGTAAAAACACCCACCACCAAGCCGAGACAGTATTCAAAGCTTTCGGCCGTGCTTTGCGCATGGCGTTGGAAGTAGACGAACGCATGTCTGGTCAAATGCCTTCCACTAAAGGTTGTTTGTAA
- the hisH gene encoding imidazole glycerol phosphate synthase subunit HisH, translating into MSQVKTSTVAVIDYGMGNLHSVAKALEHVADEHTQVIVTSDPKVIDAADRVLLPGVGAIRDCIGEMHNTGLVPSIQKAMQEKPFLAICVGIQSLMSHSEENGGVDCLNHFEGNALFFGDDHKDHNGSKLKVPHMGWNQVKQTINHPLWHGIPDNARFYFVHSYYVVPSHQNEVAGTCDYGLEFCVALARDNVFAVQFHPEKSHQDGLQLYKNFIHWDGKA; encoded by the coding sequence ATGAGCCAAGTAAAGACATCAACCGTTGCTGTCATCGACTACGGCATGGGCAACCTGCACTCGGTTGCCAAAGCGCTAGAACACGTTGCCGACGAACACACCCAAGTGATTGTCACCAGCGATCCAAAAGTTATTGATGCGGCCGATCGGGTTTTGTTGCCCGGTGTTGGGGCGATTCGTGATTGTATCGGTGAAATGCATAACACAGGTTTGGTCCCCAGTATTCAAAAAGCCATGCAAGAAAAGCCATTTTTGGCAATTTGTGTGGGCATTCAGTCACTGATGTCACACAGTGAAGAAAACGGCGGTGTGGATTGTTTAAATCACTTTGAAGGCAACGCCTTGTTTTTTGGTGATGACCACAAGGATCACAATGGCAGCAAACTAAAAGTGCCACACATGGGATGGAATCAGGTCAAACAAACAATTAATCATCCTCTTTGGCACGGCATTCCAGACAATGCTCGCTTCTACTTTGTACACAGCTATTATGTCGTACCCAGTCACCAAAATGAAGTGGCCGGAACCTGCGACTATGGTTTGGAATTCTGTGTAGCACTGGCGCGTGATAATGTGTTCGCGGTGCAATTCCACCCCGAAAAAAGCCACCAAGACGGCTTGCAACTCTACAAAAACTTCATCCATTGGGATGGCAAAGCGTAA
- the hisF gene encoding imidazole glycerol phosphate synthase subunit HisF — protein sequence MGLAKRIIPCLDVDNGRVVKGVQFVDIRDAGDPVEVAKRYDEQGADEITFLDITASSDDRATTVHMVEAIAAQVFIPLTVGGGIRTCDDIRRMLNAGADKVGINTAAVFNPEFVREAAQRFGSQCIVVAIDAKKVSAEGEPDKWEIFTHGGRKPTGLDAVEWAIKMVDYGAGEILLTSMDRDGTKNGFDLGVTRAISEAVHVPVIASGGVGNLDHLVDGVTEGKADAVLAASIFHFGEYSIQQAKQRMADAGIEMRL from the coding sequence ATGGGCTTAGCAAAACGAATTATTCCTTGTCTGGATGTTGATAATGGTCGCGTTGTAAAAGGCGTGCAATTTGTTGATATCCGTGACGCCGGTGATCCAGTTGAGGTTGCCAAACGCTACGACGAACAAGGTGCCGATGAAATCACCTTCCTTGATATCACCGCCAGCTCGGATGATCGCGCAACGACCGTTCATATGGTGGAAGCCATTGCGGCTCAGGTTTTCATTCCCTTAACAGTGGGTGGCGGCATTCGTACCTGTGACGACATTCGTCGCATGTTGAATGCCGGTGCCGATAAAGTGGGCATCAATACCGCCGCCGTATTCAACCCAGAGTTTGTTCGAGAAGCCGCGCAACGCTTTGGATCACAATGCATTGTGGTGGCCATTGACGCCAAAAAAGTCAGTGCCGAAGGCGAACCAGACAAATGGGAAATCTTTACCCACGGTGGCCGCAAGCCAACGGGGTTAGATGCTGTTGAATGGGCGATAAAAATGGTCGACTATGGTGCTGGTGAAATTCTCCTCACCAGCATGGACCGAGATGGCACCAAGAATGGCTTTGATTTGGGCGTAACACGCGCCATCAGCGAAGCGGTTCATGTACCAGTCATTGCCTCCGGTGGTGTTGGGAATCTGGATCATTTAGTTGACGGTGTTACCGAAGGCAAAGCCGATGCCGTCTTAGCCGCCAGTATTTTCCACTTTGGCGAGTACAGCATCCAGCAAGCGAAACAGCGTATGGCTGACGCAGGCATTGAAATGCGCCTATGA
- a CDS encoding DUF2892 domain-containing protein: MNKNLHAIDRSLRGFIGVTVTSFAAFNGDYLQEPVVEILLGVFGALNLISLATGWCPIYHLANISTRKPE; the protein is encoded by the coding sequence ATGAACAAAAATCTGCATGCTATTGATCGTTCATTACGCGGCTTTATTGGCGTAACAGTGACCAGTTTCGCTGCATTTAATGGCGACTACCTACAAGAGCCAGTAGTGGAAATATTACTTGGCGTATTTGGCGCGCTCAACTTGATATCACTCGCAACTGGTTGGTGTCCTATTTATCACCTGGCAAACATCAGTACTCGTAAACCAGAATAA
- a CDS encoding EAL domain-containing protein has product MAFFVSVIYITVSYRLAVDLGLKTELNALHQQTMILMSEIEQDSQLSSQQLERFVNIVYLHHHVSVPTLYVHVEGKKLTWTKRHGISESDAQHLFNAIQQQLNSKDAFDHSMPNGVETFSGSKFLWQFGHTGQYKTLVIIQSQSLDDTLSYIIKRLFITSLFVFWLAIWLALSISSWINRKISKKNDALRKLATYDSLTNLPNRLYLNQVMSRFMRHQTNSARSTKNQEKQIKEGCLFVIDLDNFKEVNDTFGHAAGDELLQSVAKKLSASLTEQQILFRISGDEFIVWSPNTPIETAKNIAKMLIVACNEPVMINHLYINTGASIGFAHYPSHAKDFETLLLCADSAMYDAKQGRKGWSIFSKHTNSQGAKRLELRADLEDAFSAQRIKLDYQPKVSLNDYKITGVEGLARWHHPLHGVLYPYHFIELIEQSGRIQEFGRYIIKQAIEQLAIWQKQGIELPIAINISPFSLLDPKLLDFTLSLLKQHAIPSHMLEIELVESSISINLEYIFKRLDEFKQAGIKLAIDDFGTGMSSLSYISHLNVNFIKIDKSFMQGVEQDTKKRAVISAAIQLARNFNSSVIAEGIETQQQVDIVKKMGCEYGQGYYFAKPMSAQRIALLIKADQALPLSTEP; this is encoded by the coding sequence ATGGCATTTTTTGTTTCCGTCATTTACATTACGGTGTCTTATCGTCTCGCCGTCGATTTAGGTCTTAAAACCGAGCTGAATGCATTGCATCAGCAAACCATGATACTGATGTCAGAAATTGAACAAGATTCTCAGCTCTCTTCCCAGCAATTGGAGCGCTTTGTTAACATTGTGTATCTGCATCATCATGTATCCGTACCAACCCTGTATGTTCACGTAGAAGGCAAAAAGTTAACTTGGACTAAGCGCCATGGTATCTCTGAGTCAGATGCTCAACACTTGTTCAACGCCATCCAACAACAACTCAATAGCAAAGACGCCTTTGACCATTCTATGCCAAACGGAGTAGAGACCTTTTCAGGAAGTAAATTCTTATGGCAGTTTGGTCACACAGGCCAATATAAAACCCTTGTCATTATTCAATCTCAAAGCCTTGATGACACTTTGTCTTATATTATAAAAAGGTTATTCATCACCTCCCTGTTTGTATTTTGGTTGGCCATTTGGCTCGCATTGAGCATTTCATCATGGATAAATCGCAAGATCAGCAAAAAAAATGACGCTTTACGAAAATTAGCCACTTATGACTCTTTAACCAATTTGCCTAATCGTTTGTATCTCAATCAGGTGATGAGTCGGTTTATGCGTCATCAGACCAATTCAGCAAGGTCAACCAAAAACCAAGAAAAGCAAATAAAGGAAGGTTGTTTATTTGTTATTGACCTAGACAATTTTAAAGAAGTTAACGACACCTTTGGGCACGCAGCGGGTGACGAATTGCTCCAATCTGTTGCCAAAAAACTTTCTGCCAGTCTAACGGAACAACAGATTCTGTTTCGGATAAGTGGCGATGAGTTCATTGTCTGGTCGCCAAATACGCCCATAGAAACTGCCAAAAACATAGCGAAAATGCTGATCGTGGCATGCAATGAGCCCGTCATGATCAATCATCTGTACATCAATACTGGAGCCAGCATTGGTTTTGCTCATTACCCTTCACATGCTAAGGACTTTGAGACTCTATTATTGTGCGCAGATTCCGCCATGTACGATGCTAAACAAGGCCGCAAAGGCTGGAGTATTTTCAGCAAGCATACCAATTCACAAGGTGCAAAACGCTTAGAACTGCGAGCCGATTTGGAAGACGCGTTCAGTGCACAGCGTATCAAATTGGATTATCAGCCCAAGGTATCATTAAATGACTATAAAATTACGGGGGTTGAGGGTTTAGCACGCTGGCACCATCCTCTTCATGGTGTACTGTATCCTTATCACTTTATTGAACTAATCGAGCAAAGCGGACGCATTCAAGAATTTGGTCGCTATATCATTAAACAAGCAATAGAACAGCTAGCCATCTGGCAAAAACAAGGTATCGAGTTACCCATTGCCATCAATATTTCGCCTTTTAGTTTATTGGATCCTAAGCTACTGGATTTTACCTTATCGCTCTTAAAACAACATGCTATCCCTTCACACATGCTAGAAATCGAACTGGTCGAATCCTCTATTAGCATAAATCTAGAATACATTTTTAAGCGTTTGGATGAGTTCAAACAAGCGGGCATCAAACTTGCGATTGATGACTTTGGAACTGGGATGAGTTCTCTTTCTTACATCAGTCACTTAAATGTGAATTTTATCAAGATAGATAAATCATTTATGCAAGGTGTCGAGCAAGATACGAAGAAAAGGGCGGTGATTTCCGCTGCCATTCAATTGGCAAGAAACTTCAATAGTTCTGTCATCGCTGAAGGCATTGAAACACAACAACAGGTTGATATTGTTAAAAAAATGGGATGTGAATATGGGCAAGGTTATTACTTTGCTAAACCCATGTCGGCACAAAGAATTGCTCTGTTGATAAAGGCAGATCAAGCACTCCCCTTATCAACAGAGCCCTAG
- the yghU gene encoding glutathione-dependent disulfide-bond oxidoreductase, which yields MSDDNKQEYVPPKVWQWQSKSGGQFANINRPISGATHDKVLEIGKHPLQVHSLATPNGQKVTIMLEELLAMGIQEAEYDAYLINIGEGDQFSSGFVDINPNSKIPALMDHSTTPPTRVFESGSILQYLAEKFDALVPKDHKANTECRNWLFWQMGSAPYLGGGFGHFYAYAPTKMQYPIDRFTMEAKRQLDVLDKHLAEHTYFAGDEYSIADIAIWPWYGNLVLGNLYNAAEFLEVTSYTHLLRWAKAIGQRPAVKRGSLVNGAQLHERHDSSDFDGLDLG from the coding sequence ATGAGTGATGACAATAAGCAGGAATACGTACCACCGAAAGTTTGGCAATGGCAAAGTAAGAGTGGCGGCCAGTTTGCTAATATCAATCGTCCAATTTCAGGGGCAACACATGATAAGGTTTTGGAAATAGGTAAGCACCCACTTCAGGTACATTCATTGGCAACGCCTAATGGTCAAAAAGTTACCATTATGTTGGAAGAACTGTTGGCAATGGGTATTCAAGAAGCGGAATACGATGCTTATCTTATTAACATTGGTGAGGGCGATCAGTTTTCTTCAGGTTTTGTTGATATCAACCCGAATTCAAAGATTCCTGCTTTGATGGATCACAGTACCACGCCACCTACTCGCGTCTTCGAATCGGGTTCAATTCTTCAATATCTGGCGGAAAAATTTGATGCGCTGGTTCCAAAAGATCATAAAGCGAATACCGAGTGCCGTAATTGGTTGTTCTGGCAAATGGGGTCAGCGCCTTATTTAGGTGGTGGCTTTGGACATTTTTATGCCTACGCTCCGACAAAAATGCAATATCCAATTGATCGTTTCACGATGGAGGCCAAGCGTCAGTTGGATGTATTAGACAAGCATTTGGCTGAACATACCTACTTTGCTGGTGATGAATACTCGATTGCTGATATCGCTATTTGGCCTTGGTATGGCAATTTAGTATTAGGTAATTTGTACAATGCTGCTGAGTTTTTAGAGGTTACCAGTTATACGCATCTGTTGCGTTGGGCAAAAGCCATTGGACAGCGTCCGGCAGTGAAACGAGGTAGTCTGGTAAATGGAGCGCAGTTACACGAACGTCATGATTCTAGTGACTTCGATGGCCTCGACTTGGGTTAG
- the msrA gene encoding peptide-methionine (S)-S-oxide reductase MsrA, which yields MKHLSSITLFHKLALTAGISLSVTMTPSVQAEQQSMIVAGGCFWCVESDFEMVPGVIDVISGYTGGHTLNPSYKQVSVGKTGHFEAVTILFDDQQVSLNALAEYFWKTIDPTDPDGQFCDKGTPYRTAMFYQNAEQKAVFEASLAKVKSTKPFSADIVTPILPANEFYPAEEYHQSYYTKNPIRYAFYRSSCGRDRRIENLWGEVASKTYH from the coding sequence ATGAAGCATCTAAGTTCTATCACTCTATTTCATAAATTAGCGTTAACTGCAGGGATAAGTTTGTCTGTGACAATGACGCCATCAGTACAAGCAGAGCAACAGAGCATGATAGTGGCAGGTGGTTGTTTTTGGTGTGTGGAATCTGACTTTGAAATGGTGCCTGGCGTCATCGATGTTATCTCGGGCTACACAGGTGGACACACCCTAAACCCAAGCTACAAACAAGTCTCTGTAGGCAAAACAGGTCATTTCGAGGCCGTCACCATTTTATTCGATGATCAGCAAGTTTCATTAAACGCACTGGCTGAGTATTTTTGGAAAACCATAGACCCGACAGACCCAGATGGTCAATTTTGTGACAAAGGTACTCCTTATCGAACCGCCATGTTTTATCAAAACGCGGAACAAAAAGCGGTATTTGAAGCATCACTGGCTAAAGTAAAGTCAACCAAACCTTTTTCCGCTGACATAGTCACACCTATTTTGCCTGCCAATGAATTCTATCCAGCGGAGGAATATCATCAAAGCTATTACACTAAAAATCCAATTCGCTATGCTTTTTATCGATCAAGCTGCGGACGCGACCGACGTATTGAAAATTTATGGGGAGAAGTGGCCAGCAAGACATATCATTAA